A genomic window from Lasioglossum baleicum chromosome 7, iyLasBale1, whole genome shotgun sequence includes:
- the Mtd gene encoding TLD domain-containing protein mustard isoform X18 has product MFADPCTTVGYLFQQSSRMLSVLSMSEEVRRALYANSAISLDNEIIVPDLVGNTEILSDEHREQLCRHLPARAEGYLWTLVFSTSQHGFSLNSMYRKMAKIESPILLVIEDTEGNVFGALTSCALHVSDHFYGTGESLLFRFTPRFQSFNWTGDNLYFIKGNNESLAIGAGDGKFGLWLDGDLYQGRTQSCSTYGNEPLAPREDFVVKTLECWAFI; this is encoded by the exons GTACTGTCTATGAGCGAGGAAGTCAGGCGAGCTCTCTACGCGAACAGTGCCATTTCCCTAGACAATGAAATCATTGTACCGGACCTGGTTGGCAACACAGAAATCCTCAGCGATGAGCACAGAGAACAACTGTGCCGGCATTTGCCAGCTAGAGCAGAGGGGTACTTGTGGACTCTTGTCTTCAGCACCAGCCAGCATGGTTTCAGTCTAAACAGCATGTACAGGAAAATGGCCAAAATAGAAAGTCCCATTCTGCTGGTCATCGAGGACACCGAAGGCAAT GTGTTCGGTGCACTAACATCCTGCGCACTACATGTCAGTGACCACTTCTATGGGACCGGTGAGTCCCTGCTCTTCAGGTTTACCCCAAGGTTCCAGTCGTTCAACTGGACAGGGGATAACTTGTACTTCATCAAAGGCAACAATGAGAGTCTCGCCATCGGTGCAGGAGA TGGCAAGTTTGGACTGTGGCTGGACGGCGACCTGTACCAAGGCAGAACGCAGTCGTGTAGCACGTACGGAAACGAGCCTTTGGCACCTCGCGAAGATTTCGTAGTGAAAACATTGGAATGCTGGGCGTTCATATAG
- the Mtd gene encoding TLD domain-containing protein mustard isoform X17: MPKPKIPNPIAKLSKFLKQRTKVLSMSEEVRRALYANSAISLDNEIIVPDLVGNTEILSDEHREQLCRHLPARAEGYLWTLVFSTSQHGFSLNSMYRKMAKIESPILLVIEDTEGNVFGALTSCALHVSDHFYGTGESLLFRFTPRFQSFNWTGDNLYFIKGNNESLAIGAGDGKFGLWLDGDLYQGRTQSCSTYGNEPLAPREDFVVKTLECWAFI, encoded by the exons GTACTGTCTATGAGCGAGGAAGTCAGGCGAGCTCTCTACGCGAACAGTGCCATTTCCCTAGACAATGAAATCATTGTACCGGACCTGGTTGGCAACACAGAAATCCTCAGCGATGAGCACAGAGAACAACTGTGCCGGCATTTGCCAGCTAGAGCAGAGGGGTACTTGTGGACTCTTGTCTTCAGCACCAGCCAGCATGGTTTCAGTCTAAACAGCATGTACAGGAAAATGGCCAAAATAGAAAGTCCCATTCTGCTGGTCATCGAGGACACCGAAGGCAAT GTGTTCGGTGCACTAACATCCTGCGCACTACATGTCAGTGACCACTTCTATGGGACCGGTGAGTCCCTGCTCTTCAGGTTTACCCCAAGGTTCCAGTCGTTCAACTGGACAGGGGATAACTTGTACTTCATCAAAGGCAACAATGAGAGTCTCGCCATCGGTGCAGGAGA TGGCAAGTTTGGACTGTGGCTGGACGGCGACCTGTACCAAGGCAGAACGCAGTCGTGTAGCACGTACGGAAACGAGCCTTTGGCACCTCGCGAAGATTTCGTAGTGAAAACATTGGAATGCTGGGCGTTCATATAG